The Pan troglodytes isolate AG18354 chromosome 1, NHGRI_mPanTro3-v2.0_pri, whole genome shotgun sequence genome includes a region encoding these proteins:
- the THBS3 gene encoding thrombospondin-3 isoform X17, giving the protein METQELRGALALLLLCFFASASQDLQVIDLLTVGESRQMIAVAEKIRTALLTAGDIYLLSTFRLPPKQGGVLFGLYSRQDNTRWLEASVVGKINKVLVRYQREDGKVHAVNLQQAGLADGRTHTVLLRLRGPSRPSPALHLYVDCKLGDQHAGLPALAPIPPAEVDGLEIRTGQKAYLRMQGFVESMKIILGGSMARVGALSECPFQGDESIHSAVTNALHSILGEGNVPDPKHHYGVSGFHEQRSHCSPNPCFRGVDCMEVYEYPGYRCGPCPPGLQGNGTHCSDINECAHADPCFPGSSCINTMPGFHCEACPRGYKGTQVSGVGIDYARASKQVCNDIDECNDGNNGGCDPNSICTNTVGSFKCGPCRLGFLGNQSQGCLPARTCHSPAHSPCHIHAHCVFERNGAVSCQCNVGWAGNGNVCGTDTDIDGYPDQALPCMDNNKHCKQDNCLLTPNSGQEDADNDGVGDQCDDDADGDGIKNVEDNCRLFPNKDQQNSDTDSFGDACDNCPNVPNNDQKDTDGNGEGDACDNDVDGDGIPNGLDNCPKVPNPLQTDRDEDGVGDACDSCPEMSNPTQTDADSDLVGDVCDTNEDSDGDGHQDTKDNCPQLPNSSQLDSDNDGLGDECDGDDDNDGIPDYVPPGPDNCRLVPNPNQKDSDGNGVGDVCEDDFDNDAVVDPLDVCPESAEVTLTDFRAYQTVVLDPEGDAQIDPNWVVLNQGMEIVQTMNSDPGLAVGYTAFNGVDFEGTFHVNTVTDDDYAGFLFSYQDSGRFYVVMWKQTEQTYWQATPFRAVAQPGLQLKAVTSVSGPGEHLRNALWHTGHTPDQVRLLWTDPRNVGWRDKTSYRWQLLHRPQVGYIRVKLYEGPQLVADSGVIIDTSMRGGRLGVFCFSQENIIWSNLQYRCNDTVPEDFEPFRRQLLQGRV; this is encoded by the exons ATGGAGACGCAGGAACTTCGGGGGGCCCTGGCTCTTCTCCTCCTTTGCTTTTTCGCATCTGCCAGTCAGGATCTGCAGG TAATTGACCTGCTGACTGTGGGCGAGTCTCGGCAGATGATAGCTGTGGCAGAGAAGATCCGGacagccttgctcactgctgggGACATCTACCTCTTATCCACCTTCCGCCTGCCCCCCAAGCAGGGTGGTGTCCTCTTTGGCCTCTATTCTCGCCAAGACAACACTCGATGGCTGGAGGCCTCTGTTGTAGGCAAGATCAACAAAG TACTGGTGCGATACCAGCGGGAGGATGGCAAAGTCCACGCCGTGAACCTACAGCAAGCGGGCCTGGCTGATGGGCGCACACACACAGTTCTCCTGCGACTCCGAGGTCCCTCCAGACCCAGCCCTGCCCTACATCTCTACGTGGACTGCAAACTGGGTGACCAACATGCAGGCCTTCCAGCACTGGCCCCCATTCCTCCAGCGGAGGTCGATGGGCTGGAGATTAGGACTGGACAGAAGGCGTATTTGAGGATGCAG GGCTTTGTGGAATCTATGAAAATTATTCTGGGTGGGTCCATGGCCCGGGTAGGAGCCCTGAGTGAGTGTCCATTCCAAGGGGACGAGTCCATCCACAGTGCAG TGACCAatgcactgcactccattctag GTGAAGGAAATGTCCCTGATCCGAAACACCATTATGGAGTGTCAG GCTTCCATGAGCAGCGTTCCCACTGCAGCCCCAATCCCTGCTTCCGAGGTGTGGACTGCATGGAAGTGTACGAGTACCCAGGCTACCGCTGTGGGCCCTGCCCCCCTGGCCTGCAGGGCAACGGCACCCACTGCAGTGACATCAATGAG TGTGCTCACGCTGACCCCTGTTTCCCGGGCTCCAGCTGCatcaacaccatgcccggcttccaCTGTGAGGCCTGTCCTCGAGGGTACAAGGGCACACAGGTGTCTGGTGTGGGCATTGACTATGCCCGGGCCAGCAAACAG GTCTGCAATGACATCGATGAATGCAACGATGGCAACAATGGTGGCTGTGACCCAAACTCCATCTGCACCAACACTGTG GGCTCTTTCAAGTGTGGTCCCTGCCGCCTGGGTTTCCTGGGCAACCAGAGCCAGGGCTGCCTCCCAGCCCGGACCTGCCACAGCCCAGCCCACAGCCCCTGCCACATCCATGCTCACTGTGTCTTTGAACGCAATGGTGCAGTGTCCTGCCAG TGTAACGTGGGCTGGGCTGGGAATGGGAACGTGTGTGGGACTGACACAGACATCGATGGCTACCCAGACCAAGCACTGCCCTGCATGGACAACAACAAACACTGCAAACAG GACAACTGCCTTTTGACACCCAACTCTGGGCAGGAAGATGCTGATAATGATGGTGTGGGGGACCAGTGTGATGATGATGCTGATGGGGATGGGATCAAGAATGTTGAG GACAACTGCCGGCTGTTCCCCAACAAAGACCAGCAGAACTCAGATACAGATTCATTTGGTGATGCCTGTGACAATTGCCCCAACGTTCCCAACAATGACCAGAAGGACACAGATGGCAATGGGGAAGGAGATGCCTGTGACAACGACGTGGATGGGGATG GCATCCCCAATGGATTGGACAATTGCCCTAAAGTCCCCAACCCACTACAGACAGACAGGGATGAGGATGGGGTGGGAGATGCTTGCGACAGCTGCCCTGAAATGAGCAATCCTACCCAG ACAGATGCAGACAGCGACCTGGTGGGGGATGTCTGTGATACTAATGAAGACAG CGATGGGGATGGGCATCAGGACACCAAGGACAACTGCCCACAGCTGCCAAATAGCTCCCAGCTGGACTCTGATAACGATGGACTTGGAGATGAGTGTGATGgggatgatgacaatgatggcaTCCCAGATTATGTGCCTCCTGGTCCTGATAACTGCCGCCTGGTACCCAATCCCAATCAGAAGGACTCAGATG GCAATGGCGTTGGTGATGTGTGTGAGGATGACTTTGACAATGATGCGGTGGTCGACCCCCTGGATGTGTGTCCTGAAAGTGCAGAGGTAACGCTTACGGATTTTCGGGCCTATCAGACCGTCGTCCTGGATCCTGAGGGTGATGCTCAGATTGACCCAAACTGGGTTGTGCTCAACCAG GGCATGGAAATCGTTCAGACCATGAACAGTGACCCTGGCTTGGCAGTTG gataCACGGCCTTCAATGGTGTGGACTTTGAAGGCACCTTCCATGTGAACACAGTGACTGATGATGACTACGCAGGCTTTCTCTTCAGTTATCAAGACAGTGGCCGCTTCTACGTAGTCATGTGGAAGCAGACCGAGCAGACCTACTGGCAGGCTACACCCTTCCGGGCGGTTGCCCAGCCCGGGCTGCAGCTCAAG GCAGTGACATCAGTGTCTGGCCCAGGTGAGCACCTCCGAAATGCCCTGTGGCATACTGGCCACACCCCTGATCAGGTACGACTGCTGTGGACAGACCCACGAAATGTGGGCTGGCGGGACAAGACCTCCTATCGCTGGCAGCTTCTGCACCGGCCTCAAGTTGGCTACATTCG GGTGAAGCTCTATGAGGGACCCCAGCTTGTGGCGGATTCTGGGGTGATCATTGACACATCCATGCGAGGGGGGCGTCTTGGTGTATTCTGCTTCTCCCAAGAAAACATAATTTGGTCCAATCTCCAGTATCGATGCAATG ACACAGTGCCTGAGGACTTTGAGCCATTCCGGAGGCAGCTGCTCCAGGGAAGGGTGTGA
- the THBS3 gene encoding thrombospondin-3 isoform X10 has translation METQELRGALALLLLCFFASASQDLQVIDLLTVGESRQMIAVAEKIRTALLTAGDIYLLSTFRLPPKQGGVLFGLYSRQDNTRWLEASVVGKINKVLVRYQREDGKVHAVNLQQAGLADGRTHTVLLRLRGPSRPSPALHLYVDCKLGDQHAGLPALAPIPPAEVDGLEIRTGQKAYLRMQGFVESMKIILGGSMARVGALSECPFQGDESIHSAVTNALHSILGEQTKALVTQLTLFNQILVELRDDIRDQVKEMSLIRNTIMECQVCGFHEQRSHCSPNPCFRGVDCMEVYEYPGYRCGPCPPGLQGNGTHCSDINECAHADPCFPGSSCINTMPGFHCEACPRGYKGTQVSGVGIDYARASKQVCNDIDECNDGNNGGCDPNSICTNTVGSFKCGPCRLGFLGNQSQGCLPARTCHSPAHSPCHIHAHCVFERNGAVSCQCNVGWAGNGNVCGTDTDIDGYPDQALPCMDNNKHCKQDNCLLTPNSGQEDADNDGVGDQCDDDADGDGIKNVEDNCRLFPNKDQQNSDTDSFGDACDNCPNVPNNDQKDTDGNGEGDACDNDVDGDGIPNGLDNCPKVPNPLQTDRDEDGVGDACDSCPEMSNPTQTDADSDLVGDVCDTNEDSDGDGHQDTKDNCPQLPNSSQLDSDNDGLGDECDGDDDNDGIPDYVPPGPDNCRLVPNPNQKDSDGNGVGDVCEDDFDNDAVVDPLDVCPESAEVTLTDFRAYQTVVLDPEGDAQIDPNWVVLNQGMEIVQTMNSDPGLAVGYTAFNGVDFEGTFHVNTVTDDDYAGFLFSYQDSGRFYVVMWKQTEQTYWQATPFRAVAQPGLQLKAVTSVSGPGEHLRNALWHTGHTPDQVRLLWTDPRNVGWRDKTSYRWQLLHRPQVGYIRVKLYEGPQLVADSGVIIDTSMRGGRLGVFCFSQENIIWSNLQYRCNDTVPEDFEPFRRQLLQGRV, from the exons ATGGAGACGCAGGAACTTCGGGGGGCCCTGGCTCTTCTCCTCCTTTGCTTTTTCGCATCTGCCAGTCAGGATCTGCAGG TAATTGACCTGCTGACTGTGGGCGAGTCTCGGCAGATGATAGCTGTGGCAGAGAAGATCCGGacagccttgctcactgctgggGACATCTACCTCTTATCCACCTTCCGCCTGCCCCCCAAGCAGGGTGGTGTCCTCTTTGGCCTCTATTCTCGCCAAGACAACACTCGATGGCTGGAGGCCTCTGTTGTAGGCAAGATCAACAAAG TACTGGTGCGATACCAGCGGGAGGATGGCAAAGTCCACGCCGTGAACCTACAGCAAGCGGGCCTGGCTGATGGGCGCACACACACAGTTCTCCTGCGACTCCGAGGTCCCTCCAGACCCAGCCCTGCCCTACATCTCTACGTGGACTGCAAACTGGGTGACCAACATGCAGGCCTTCCAGCACTGGCCCCCATTCCTCCAGCGGAGGTCGATGGGCTGGAGATTAGGACTGGACAGAAGGCGTATTTGAGGATGCAG GGCTTTGTGGAATCTATGAAAATTATTCTGGGTGGGTCCATGGCCCGGGTAGGAGCCCTGAGTGAGTGTCCATTCCAAGGGGACGAGTCCATCCACAGTGCAG TGACCAatgcactgcactccattctag GGGAGCAGACCAAGGCGCTGGTCACCCAACTCACCCTCTTCAACCAGATCCTGGTGGAGCTGCGGGATGATATACGAGACCAG GTGAAGGAAATGTCCCTGATCCGAAACACCATTATGGAGTGTCAGGTGTGCG GCTTCCATGAGCAGCGTTCCCACTGCAGCCCCAATCCCTGCTTCCGAGGTGTGGACTGCATGGAAGTGTACGAGTACCCAGGCTACCGCTGTGGGCCCTGCCCCCCTGGCCTGCAGGGCAACGGCACCCACTGCAGTGACATCAATGAG TGTGCTCACGCTGACCCCTGTTTCCCGGGCTCCAGCTGCatcaacaccatgcccggcttccaCTGTGAGGCCTGTCCTCGAGGGTACAAGGGCACACAGGTGTCTGGTGTGGGCATTGACTATGCCCGGGCCAGCAAACAG GTCTGCAATGACATCGATGAATGCAACGATGGCAACAATGGTGGCTGTGACCCAAACTCCATCTGCACCAACACTGTG GGCTCTTTCAAGTGTGGTCCCTGCCGCCTGGGTTTCCTGGGCAACCAGAGCCAGGGCTGCCTCCCAGCCCGGACCTGCCACAGCCCAGCCCACAGCCCCTGCCACATCCATGCTCACTGTGTCTTTGAACGCAATGGTGCAGTGTCCTGCCAG TGTAACGTGGGCTGGGCTGGGAATGGGAACGTGTGTGGGACTGACACAGACATCGATGGCTACCCAGACCAAGCACTGCCCTGCATGGACAACAACAAACACTGCAAACAG GACAACTGCCTTTTGACACCCAACTCTGGGCAGGAAGATGCTGATAATGATGGTGTGGGGGACCAGTGTGATGATGATGCTGATGGGGATGGGATCAAGAATGTTGAG GACAACTGCCGGCTGTTCCCCAACAAAGACCAGCAGAACTCAGATACAGATTCATTTGGTGATGCCTGTGACAATTGCCCCAACGTTCCCAACAATGACCAGAAGGACACAGATGGCAATGGGGAAGGAGATGCCTGTGACAACGACGTGGATGGGGATG GCATCCCCAATGGATTGGACAATTGCCCTAAAGTCCCCAACCCACTACAGACAGACAGGGATGAGGATGGGGTGGGAGATGCTTGCGACAGCTGCCCTGAAATGAGCAATCCTACCCAG ACAGATGCAGACAGCGACCTGGTGGGGGATGTCTGTGATACTAATGAAGACAG CGATGGGGATGGGCATCAGGACACCAAGGACAACTGCCCACAGCTGCCAAATAGCTCCCAGCTGGACTCTGATAACGATGGACTTGGAGATGAGTGTGATGgggatgatgacaatgatggcaTCCCAGATTATGTGCCTCCTGGTCCTGATAACTGCCGCCTGGTACCCAATCCCAATCAGAAGGACTCAGATG GCAATGGCGTTGGTGATGTGTGTGAGGATGACTTTGACAATGATGCGGTGGTCGACCCCCTGGATGTGTGTCCTGAAAGTGCAGAGGTAACGCTTACGGATTTTCGGGCCTATCAGACCGTCGTCCTGGATCCTGAGGGTGATGCTCAGATTGACCCAAACTGGGTTGTGCTCAACCAG GGCATGGAAATCGTTCAGACCATGAACAGTGACCCTGGCTTGGCAGTTG gataCACGGCCTTCAATGGTGTGGACTTTGAAGGCACCTTCCATGTGAACACAGTGACTGATGATGACTACGCAGGCTTTCTCTTCAGTTATCAAGACAGTGGCCGCTTCTACGTAGTCATGTGGAAGCAGACCGAGCAGACCTACTGGCAGGCTACACCCTTCCGGGCGGTTGCCCAGCCCGGGCTGCAGCTCAAG GCAGTGACATCAGTGTCTGGCCCAGGTGAGCACCTCCGAAATGCCCTGTGGCATACTGGCCACACCCCTGATCAGGTACGACTGCTGTGGACAGACCCACGAAATGTGGGCTGGCGGGACAAGACCTCCTATCGCTGGCAGCTTCTGCACCGGCCTCAAGTTGGCTACATTCG GGTGAAGCTCTATGAGGGACCCCAGCTTGTGGCGGATTCTGGGGTGATCATTGACACATCCATGCGAGGGGGGCGTCTTGGTGTATTCTGCTTCTCCCAAGAAAACATAATTTGGTCCAATCTCCAGTATCGATGCAATG ACACAGTGCCTGAGGACTTTGAGCCATTCCGGAGGCAGCTGCTCCAGGGAAGGGTGTGA
- the THBS3 gene encoding thrombospondin-3 isoform X3, with product MVGGSESSVGSSSYPERVCCAPRMGGGELGCGTSQTQEWREKLPPISTLWTPGATPVGDQHSISFAPPGGGISNLRGAVSVFPIIDLLTVGESRQMIAVAEKIRTALLTAGDIYLLSTFRLPPKQGGVLFGLYSRQDNTRWLEASVVGKINKVLVRYQREDGKVHAVNLQQAGLADGRTHTVLLRLRGPSRPSPALHLYVDCKLGDQHAGLPALAPIPPAEVDGLEIRTGQKAYLRMQVSQEEPLSSVEIEFAPAGEGVGRPSHLTLLLSPQGFVESMKIILGGSMARVGALSECPFQGDESIHSAVTNALHSILGEQTKALVTQLTLFNQILVELRDDIRDQVKEMSLIRNTIMECQASMSSVPTAAPIPASEVWTAWKCTSTQATAVGPAPLACRATAPTAVTSMSVLTLTPVSRAPAASTPCPASTVRPVLEGTRAHRCLVWALTMPGPANRSDWVVCVDKGSWPCRGQGLLGWTWDPCDEWDMDGFASALGLGLMLMFTDKAIPVSSAVSEETHHRSGSTQSLPLQVCNDIDECNDGNNGGCDPNSICTNTVGSFKCGPCRLGFLGNQSQGCLPARTCHSPAHSPCHIHAHCVFERNGAVSCQDNCLLTPNSGQEDADNDGVGDQCDDDADGDGIKNVEDNCRLFPNKDQQNSDTDSFGDACDNCPNVPNNDQKDTDGNGEGDACDNDVDGDGIPNGLDNCPKVPNPLQTDRDEDGVGDACDSCPEMSNPTQTDADSDLVGDVCDTNEDSDGDGHQDTKDNCPQLPNSSQLDSDNDGLGDECDGDDDNDGIPDYVPPGPDNCRLVPNPNQKDSDGNGVGDVCEDDFDNDAVVDPLDVCPESAEVTLTDFRAYQTVVLDPEGDAQIDPNWVVLNQGMEIVQTMNSDPGLAVGYTAFNGVDFEGTFHVNTVTDDDYAGFLFSYQDSGRFYVVMWKQTEQTYWQATPFRAVAQPGLQLKAVTSVSGPGEHLRNALWHTGHTPDQVRLLWTDPRNVGWRDKTSYRWQLLHRPQVGYIRVKLYEGPQLVADSGVIIDTSMRGGRLGVFCFSQENIIWSNLQYRCNDTVPEDFEPFRRQLLQGRV from the exons ATGGTGGGAGGGTCAGAGTCCTCAGTGGGCAGCTCTTCTTATCCAGAGCGAGTGTGCTGCGCCCCTAGGATGGGAGGAGGGGAACTAGGGTGTGGAACGAGCCAAACCCAGGAGTGGAGAGAGAAGCTGCCTCCCATTTCTACGTTGTGGACACCAGGTGCCACTCCTGTGGGGGATCAGCACAGCATCTCCTTTGCGCCACCTGGTGGGGGCATCTCAAATTTGCGGGGTGCTGTTTCTGTGTTTCCAA TAATTGACCTGCTGACTGTGGGCGAGTCTCGGCAGATGATAGCTGTGGCAGAGAAGATCCGGacagccttgctcactgctgggGACATCTACCTCTTATCCACCTTCCGCCTGCCCCCCAAGCAGGGTGGTGTCCTCTTTGGCCTCTATTCTCGCCAAGACAACACTCGATGGCTGGAGGCCTCTGTTGTAGGCAAGATCAACAAAG TACTGGTGCGATACCAGCGGGAGGATGGCAAAGTCCACGCCGTGAACCTACAGCAAGCGGGCCTGGCTGATGGGCGCACACACACAGTTCTCCTGCGACTCCGAGGTCCCTCCAGACCCAGCCCTGCCCTACATCTCTACGTGGACTGCAAACTGGGTGACCAACATGCAGGCCTTCCAGCACTGGCCCCCATTCCTCCAGCGGAGGTCGATGGGCTGGAGATTAGGACTGGACAGAAGGCGTATTTGAGGATGCAGGTGAGCCAGGAGGAGCCTCTGAGTTCTGTGGAAATAGAGTTTGCACCAGCTGGGGAAGGGGTTGGTAGACCTTCCCACCTTACTCTGCTGCTATCCCCCCAGGGCTTTGTGGAATCTATGAAAATTATTCTGGGTGGGTCCATGGCCCGGGTAGGAGCCCTGAGTGAGTGTCCATTCCAAGGGGACGAGTCCATCCACAGTGCAG TGACCAatgcactgcactccattctag GGGAGCAGACCAAGGCGCTGGTCACCCAACTCACCCTCTTCAACCAGATCCTGGTGGAGCTGCGGGATGATATACGAGACCAG GTGAAGGAAATGTCCCTGATCCGAAACACCATTATGGAGTGTCAG GCTTCCATGAGCAGCGTTCCCACTGCAGCCCCAATCCCTGCTTCCGAGGTGTGGACTGCATGGAAGTGTACGAGTACCCAGGCTACCGCTGTGGGCCCTGCCCCCCTGGCCTGCAGGGCAACGGCACCCACTGCAGTGACATCAATGAG TGTGCTCACGCTGACCCCTGTTTCCCGGGCTCCAGCTGCatcaacaccatgcccggcttccaCTGTGAGGCCTGTCCTCGAGGGTACAAGGGCACACAGGTGTCTGGTGTGGGCATTGACTATGCCCGGGCCAGCAAACAGGTCAGACTGGGTAGTGTGTGTGGACAAGGGATCTTGGCCTTGTAGAGGCCAGGGGCTTCTGGGTTGGACATGGGACCCTTGTGATGAATGGGACATGGATGGCTTTGCATCGGCTTTGGGTCTGGGCTTAATGTTGATGTTCACAGATAAGGCCATACCAGTGTCCTCTGCTGTATCTGAGGAGACCCACCATAGGTCTGGTTCCACCCAAAGTCTGCCCCTTCAGGTCTGCAATGACATCGATGAATGCAACGATGGCAACAATGGTGGCTGTGACCCAAACTCCATCTGCACCAACACTGTG GGCTCTTTCAAGTGTGGTCCCTGCCGCCTGGGTTTCCTGGGCAACCAGAGCCAGGGCTGCCTCCCAGCCCGGACCTGCCACAGCCCAGCCCACAGCCCCTGCCACATCCATGCTCACTGTGTCTTTGAACGCAATGGTGCAGTGTCCTGCCAG GACAACTGCCTTTTGACACCCAACTCTGGGCAGGAAGATGCTGATAATGATGGTGTGGGGGACCAGTGTGATGATGATGCTGATGGGGATGGGATCAAGAATGTTGAG GACAACTGCCGGCTGTTCCCCAACAAAGACCAGCAGAACTCAGATACAGATTCATTTGGTGATGCCTGTGACAATTGCCCCAACGTTCCCAACAATGACCAGAAGGACACAGATGGCAATGGGGAAGGAGATGCCTGTGACAACGACGTGGATGGGGATG GCATCCCCAATGGATTGGACAATTGCCCTAAAGTCCCCAACCCACTACAGACAGACAGGGATGAGGATGGGGTGGGAGATGCTTGCGACAGCTGCCCTGAAATGAGCAATCCTACCCAG ACAGATGCAGACAGCGACCTGGTGGGGGATGTCTGTGATACTAATGAAGACAG CGATGGGGATGGGCATCAGGACACCAAGGACAACTGCCCACAGCTGCCAAATAGCTCCCAGCTGGACTCTGATAACGATGGACTTGGAGATGAGTGTGATGgggatgatgacaatgatggcaTCCCAGATTATGTGCCTCCTGGTCCTGATAACTGCCGCCTGGTACCCAATCCCAATCAGAAGGACTCAGATG GCAATGGCGTTGGTGATGTGTGTGAGGATGACTTTGACAATGATGCGGTGGTCGACCCCCTGGATGTGTGTCCTGAAAGTGCAGAGGTAACGCTTACGGATTTTCGGGCCTATCAGACCGTCGTCCTGGATCCTGAGGGTGATGCTCAGATTGACCCAAACTGGGTTGTGCTCAACCAG GGCATGGAAATCGTTCAGACCATGAACAGTGACCCTGGCTTGGCAGTTG gataCACGGCCTTCAATGGTGTGGACTTTGAAGGCACCTTCCATGTGAACACAGTGACTGATGATGACTACGCAGGCTTTCTCTTCAGTTATCAAGACAGTGGCCGCTTCTACGTAGTCATGTGGAAGCAGACCGAGCAGACCTACTGGCAGGCTACACCCTTCCGGGCGGTTGCCCAGCCCGGGCTGCAGCTCAAG GCAGTGACATCAGTGTCTGGCCCAGGTGAGCACCTCCGAAATGCCCTGTGGCATACTGGCCACACCCCTGATCAGGTACGACTGCTGTGGACAGACCCACGAAATGTGGGCTGGCGGGACAAGACCTCCTATCGCTGGCAGCTTCTGCACCGGCCTCAAGTTGGCTACATTCG GGTGAAGCTCTATGAGGGACCCCAGCTTGTGGCGGATTCTGGGGTGATCATTGACACATCCATGCGAGGGGGGCGTCTTGGTGTATTCTGCTTCTCCCAAGAAAACATAATTTGGTCCAATCTCCAGTATCGATGCAATG ACACAGTGCCTGAGGACTTTGAGCCATTCCGGAGGCAGCTGCTCCAGGGAAGGGTGTGA